The Syntrophorhabdus sp. genome segment ACCTCATACAGTACGCCCTCGCCATCGACAGGGTCAACGAGTACGTCTCCTACCTGTACGAACCGCTCCATCCGGCAGTCCTCAAAATGATCAAGAAGGCTGTCGACGATGCCCACGCCCACAAGATCACCATCGCTCTGTGCGGTGAGATGGCGGGGGAGCCGCGCTACGTCCCGGTCCTTTTGGGTCTCGGCCTCGATGAGATAAGCATGAACCCTTACGCCATACCGCGGGCGAAAAAGGCGATCCGGGGGCTCGATCACGGATACTGCCGGGAGCTCCTCGAGGAGATCATGAAGAAGGACTCGCCGGCGGAGGCGGAGCTTCTTTTAAAGAACGAAATGGCACGATTGTTCCCCGGGGATTTCCCGAAAGCCCGGGGATAGCAGAATGAAACTTATCAAAGACCAATATCAAGGAGGATCATACAATGGGAATGAGCAGGTTCTTATTCACGTCTGAATCGGTTGCCGAAGGACATCCGGACAAGGTTTCCGACCAGATATCCGACGCTGTTCTCGACGCCATCATCAAGGACGACCCCGGGGCTCGGGTCGCCTGCGAGACCTATGTGACGACGGGCCTTGCCCTCGTCGGTGGTGAGATAACGACGTCGAGCTACGTCAACGTCCCCGAGATCGTCAGGGAGACGGTGAAGGACATAGGGTACAACGATTCTTCGATGGGCTTCGACTGGGAGACCTGCGCGGTCCTCACGGCGATCGACGAACAGTCCCCCGATATCGCCATGGGCGTCAACGAGACAGCCGGCCACGAGCAGGGCGCCGGCGACCAGGGCCTCATGTTCGGGTACGCCTGCAACGAGACGGCAGAGTTCATGCCCATGTCCATCATGTACGCCCACAAGCTCATCAAGAGGCTTGCCGATGTCCGCAAGGACGGGACCCTTCCCTTTCTGCGCCCCGACGGCAAGAGCCAGGTGACCATAGAGTATATCGACAGGCAGCCCGTCAGGGTGGACGCCGTCGTCATCGCCGCCCAGCACAACCCCGACGTGACCATTGAGAAGATACGCGAAGGCATCACGGAAGAGGTCATCAAGAAGATCGTCCCGGCGGAGCTCATGGACGAGAAGACGAAGATCTTCATCAACTCCACGGGAAGGTTCGTGGTGGGCGGCCCCAAGGGTGACTGCGGCGTGACGGGACGGAAGATCATCGTCGACACCTACGGGGGTGTCGGGAGCCATGGCGGCGGCGCCTTCTCCGGGAAGGACCCGTCAAAGGTCGACCGCAGCGCCTCCTACATGGCCCGCTACATCGCGAAGAACCTCGTCGCTGCCGGCCTTGCCGACAGGCTCGAGCTCCAGATAGCCTACACCATCGGCGTCGCTGAGCCTGTATCCGTCATGATAGACACCCAGGGCACCTCGAAGATAAGCCCCGACAAGATCGCGCAGATAGTCAACGACCTCTTCGACATGCGGCCGAGAAAGATCATCGAGAGGCTCGACCTCCTGCGGCCCATCTACAGGAAAACCGCTTGCGGCGGCCATTTCGGCAGGAACGAGCCGGAGTTCACCTGGGAAAAGCTCGACATGGTGGAAGAGATAAGGAAGGCCGCGGGGATATAGGTTTCCCGGAACGATATCGATCGAAGGAGAACATGTATGGATTATGATGTGAAGGACATAAAACTGGCCGATGCCGGGCTGGAGAAGATAGAATGGGCGGGGAGAAGGATGCCCGTCCTCGGCCAGATCGCGCAGAGGTTCGCGAAGAAGAAACCCCTGAAGGGCGTGAGAATCGCCTGTTGCCTCCACGTGACGTCGGAGACGGGGAACCTCATGAAGACCCTCAAGGCGGGCGGCGCCGAGGTGGTGCTCTGCGCGTCCAACCCCCTGAGCACCCAGGACGACGTGGCGGCGGCCATCGTCAAGCACTTCAAGATACCCGCCTTCTGCATCAAGGGAGAGACGGACCGCCAGTACTACGACCACATCATGAAGGCCCTTGCCTTCATGCCCAATATCACCATGGATGACGGGGCCGACCTTGTCGGCGCCCTCCACATGATCGCCTTCGACCGCACCGAGGGCCTCCACGATATCATCAAGAAATGGTACAGGAAGCTCGCCAAGAAGGAAAAACAGGCGCTGATCGGCGATGTGGTGGGCTCCATGGAGGAAACGACGACGGGTGTCATTCGCCTTAAGAGCATGGAGAAGGAAGGCGTTCTCCAGTTCCCCGTCGTCGCCGTGAACGACGCGCTGACGAAGCACATGTTCGACAACCGCTACGGTACGGGACAGAGCACCATCGACGGCATCCTGCGCGCCACGAACGTCCTGTTTGCCGGTGCCACCTTCGTGCTCGCCGGGTACGGCTGGTGCGGCAAAGGCGTGACCATGAGGGCAAAAGGCCTTGGCGCCCACGTTGTCGTCGCCGAGGTCGATCCTCTTCGGGCCCTTGAAGCCCACATGGACGGCTACGAGGTCATGGAGATGGAGAAGGCGGCCGCCATCGGGGACATCTTCGTCACCACCACCGGCGACATCCACGTCATCCGCAAGGAACATTTCGAGAAGATGAAGGACGGCGCCATGGTCTGCAACTCGGGGCATTTCAACGTTGAACTCGACCTCGACACCCTGGAGAAGATGAAGAAGTCGAAGAGGCGGATCCGTCAGTTCATCGACGAGTACACCCTCAAGAACGGCAAGAAGATATTCGTCCTCGGTGAGGGCAGGCTTGTCAATCTCGCCTGTGCCGAAGGGCATCCCTCGGATGTCATGGACATGAGCTTCGCGAACCAGGCGCTCTGCTCGGAGTACATGTGGAAGAACGCCAAGAAACTGCAGAAGAAGGTCTACTCCGTGCCGAAGGAGATCGACGAGCAGGTTGCCCTGCTCAAGCTGGCCTCGGCAGGCATCACCATCGATAAACTGACGGACGAGCAGAAGA includes the following:
- a CDS encoding methionine adenosyltransferase is translated as MGMSRFLFTSESVAEGHPDKVSDQISDAVLDAIIKDDPGARVACETYVTTGLALVGGEITTSSYVNVPEIVRETVKDIGYNDSSMGFDWETCAVLTAIDEQSPDIAMGVNETAGHEQGAGDQGLMFGYACNETAEFMPMSIMYAHKLIKRLADVRKDGTLPFLRPDGKSQVTIEYIDRQPVRVDAVVIAAQHNPDVTIEKIREGITEEVIKKIVPAELMDEKTKIFINSTGRFVVGGPKGDCGVTGRKIIVDTYGGVGSHGGGAFSGKDPSKVDRSASYMARYIAKNLVAAGLADRLELQIAYTIGVAEPVSVMIDTQGTSKISPDKIAQIVNDLFDMRPRKIIERLDLLRPIYRKTACGGHFGRNEPEFTWEKLDMVEEIRKAAGI
- the ahcY gene encoding adenosylhomocysteinase gives rise to the protein MDYDVKDIKLADAGLEKIEWAGRRMPVLGQIAQRFAKKKPLKGVRIACCLHVTSETGNLMKTLKAGGAEVVLCASNPLSTQDDVAAAIVKHFKIPAFCIKGETDRQYYDHIMKALAFMPNITMDDGADLVGALHMIAFDRTEGLHDIIKKWYRKLAKKEKQALIGDVVGSMEETTTGVIRLKSMEKEGVLQFPVVAVNDALTKHMFDNRYGTGQSTIDGILRATNVLFAGATFVLAGYGWCGKGVTMRAKGLGAHVVVAEVDPLRALEAHMDGYEVMEMEKAAAIGDIFVTTTGDIHVIRKEHFEKMKDGAMVCNSGHFNVELDLDTLEKMKKSKRRIRQFIDEYTLKNGKKIFVLGEGRLVNLACAEGHPSDVMDMSFANQALCSEYMWKNAKKLQKKVYSVPKEIDEQVALLKLASAGITIDKLTDEQKRYLASWEMGT